The sequence atttttacGCATATTATTTAGAGTACATCTGGTTGACGTATAAACTTCAACAACCATGGTGGAATGTAAAATGTGAGGAGTTGTAATTTGGGGGTTAAAATAAGCCAAAGACACCCCGCAAGCGTGCAGAAAACGTGTGGGATGCTGTGCAGAATTCGTCTTTATGATGGTGGGTGTAGTGGGCAGTTGCTTGGGCATCAGTATGCAGTTATTAGTGTGTTCAGGGTGGTTGTTTACTAACCCCAGTCAAAGGAGCACATCTGTAATTCTCTATGATATTCTTATCCCTGAATCTGACTCGGTCTGATCACAAAGAAAACTACTACTAACACACATCTTCAGCAAGGATTTGAGATATTACTGCATAGAATAAGCAAGATGACATCACAGTTTAATATCTAGGGCCAGATTTAAGATTTGAGATTGCAAGCATGACGAAAGAGGACATTTGGTGATTTACTATCAAGGTGCACATTAAAAAACGCATGTGCATTATCTCATTTCCATAATAACCAACGTAATCTACCGAGAACACTGTAAATTagcatatttattatattatattagggCTATTTATACAAAGTTTTCAacttaaaatggaaaatgtgttttggttgtttgtttacatgacAATGGCATTTCGGAAgactgaaaacacaaacagaatgcaatgtCGTTATCATCTTCGTGgacacattatttacattccAAACTGTATTAACAATGTTGTTGAgtgtacattacattttttaaaaccataATGAAAAACTTTTCCATTTTTACTTGTGAGGCATGCTTTTTTGGGCGTGAAATAATAGtgcacaaaaaacaaacagtaaatTGACAAGTGCAAATGTTGTAAAATGCGTTGTGTTTTTCATGTAAATACTCTCCTCCAGGGGCGTTGCTAGacctaaagctctactgggACACAGGCCCCTATTACTTTTTCACTTTTGTTCTTAAAAACCTGCTGTGTGCAAGAAGTATGCAACACACTGCACAATACAAACTCCCCTTGCTGAAACCACTATTCCTACAGTGCAACAATACTGGAGGAaggtaaacatttatgtatttaaaaatattgaagTATCTTAAACATACTTAACATAAACTTcattaacatgtttgcatgcacaTTTTCTTGCACATCTGCATTCCTTACACAATGATAACAATGAATAATTACATCTTTAagaatttacaattacaatatttcaagaaaccaGTCGTTTCATGGCTCCACTAACATaaagaacatatttttcatcttaaaaaaacatttctggtttcacagccaagtccaaacaaagttgtttaatttttttaaccaaCTGTACTGCATTAAACTGTAGTGCCTATAATAGCATCTCAGCCATATTACTGCCAAATTTTATGTAATGTCCTAGctagtaaattaaatattaatttcagaaagtacagaacacaaatatttttctAAGCAACAATGCATTTACAAACTTGACAAAAGTTTTCCTGAGACATTTTTTCGCTAATGTCTGAGACCTGACTGCCTGGGGATGTACAGCAGTTTGTTTATCAAGTCTTACCTCCCTCaaactcatcatctctcctTTCTGCTTCCATTTCCCTGCTATGCACAAATAAATTCTGATGTCCATCTAAGGGGGCTATTAATGATTGAGTCCAAATAAGATGATCGATATTATTTAGAAACTTACTTTAGTTTCGTCATGTTTTCATAGCCTACATCagttgcgtgcgtgcgtgcgcactGCGCAGCTGCGTGCTGCACTTGCAAGGAAACACACAGACGTGCGCGGACATGGATTTCTGCGCGAAAGTACAGCTCGAGTTTGTGTTTTCGGACCGGTTCAAATGCGCCACTGCGTCGCTTTCACAAGCGTGAATTAGGTCACTACGTTGCATATAGATCCGTTATCAATGTAAAAGGTTAcactaacaaaaaacaaaattgttaaaacttaaacgtGAAATTTATTCtggggcacagcagatttatactggggcacgtgCCCCAGTAAAAGGGGTCTAGCGACGCCCCTGCTCTCCTCccaaaaaatgtgcatttgaaagaGAAACTCCTACAAAAACAACTGTGTCCACGCCTTTTCAGCGCAAATGTTTCCTGCGCGTCTTTAGGAAATCCTGACAGTAGATTTTTAATGCCAAAAGAGACAATTGCTAATCTGGCCCTTAGACttatacactgttaaaaaaagtgtcattttacagaatttaactttttttttcagatttccaacgtataatgtacaaaaatatgtaattttgcaGAATATCACAGTTTTtacaatattacagtttttacagatttttacagttttttgaaatatggtcaaaaaaggtaaaaattacagaaaaagactgcaaatttagaaagaaaacatgtaatttaacATGAAAATTTGTAATTTTACCGTTCCTTTCTGGCACCTCAGCTGCCAGaaagtttcagtttttttaaggatttctttacagtgtactgtatttaGTTGTTGTTCAAATCCATAAACCTAACAATTACCTACAGTAAAAATATGATACTGTTGATATCTACAAAATCCTCCTTTCTCGGTTAGATACTGAAGCATAGCCACAGTAGGTTGGTTTTAAGAATATGGGTCAAAAGCCTCAGTTGTGGTTATTTACTCTTGCTATACTATGTAGCGGcattatactaaatgtgtaatcTCGGAAGTAATTACTTGATTTTGTTTCGTAGgaatgaatttaacatttaacacgAATTAACACCCCTGTGGATAACTGTGTGCAAATGTGTGTACTGATCTGATTATCTTAAGTGATTGTATAACATTAGAGCTATAATCAAATGAAACCGCCATCTTTCGGTAATTATGTAAGCAAACTGATTCTCAGCCATTTAGTCTAATTACAAATGGCAATGATGCTCCTCAtccaaaacaaacatattttcatCTTCTTTTCTCAGGGCTCGGGAGTCTGACACTTCGAGGAAGGGCAGGAACTTTAGTCCAGAATGTTGTGGATTTTAAGGCCTATTCCAGCACTGCTTTTCCTGGCCTATTCACAAGCAGGAGAGGGTGATGATATTCGAGCTGGTATGGACCGTTTCTTGTCTTCTTTGCTTCTTTAGTGGTTGTGATGTGAGCAGTCACAAATTAGGCTCTGGTCCAAAACCTAGCGAGCTGCCTTTGTAGATTCTGATGTGAAGACTGTTTCAAGAGATACCAACTTTTTTGCCAAATTCAAAGAATCGTGTGTAGGCCTATCTTTCATCGAAAaagcaatcccataatgcattgtgaTGAGCTCAGTGACAAAACCCATGCAGACAAATCGAGAGAAATCTAGGTAATATTGAAAAGCATTACAGTAAATAGTTAAATATAATTACAAATTGACAAATTAACTCTGTTTGTGCatgatttaatgtttatgtgtaATGGAGTATCACATCATTAGCTCTATCTAAGGAAATCATTGAGAACCCAAAAATAATCTAAGCAAATCCAAATCGGTCACCTAAGAGCACACCTAAATGGCACCTTCCAATACAGGCAGCTCAGTAGATTTGCAATGGACATGTgaaatattcatttcatttagcTCACCATTTAGTTTTTCTGATTCTGTAGGCTGTAGCACAGCGGTCAATGACCTGGTCTACATCATGGATGGCTCCTGGAGTGTCGGGGATGAGGATTTTGAAACAGCCAAGCGCTGGTTGGTCAATGTTACCAGCGGCTTCGACGTGAGCTCGCACTACACCCAAGTGGGCGTAGTCCAGTACAGTGACACCCCGAGGTTGGAGATCCCGCTTGGCGTCCACAAGACTGCTCAAGATCTCATTAAAGCCATTGAGAACATCAGCTACCTCGGTGGCAACACTCAGACAGGCCGTGCCATAAAGTTTGCCGTGAACCACGTATTTGCATCCTCGCAACGGAGTGACGTGAAGAATCGCATTTCCGTGGTAGTGACTGATGGAAAATCGCAGGATGATGTTGTGGATGCCAGCATGGAGGCACGGGCTCAAGGGGTGAAGGTCTTTGCGGTGGGTGTGGGCACAGAGATCACCACGTCAGAGCTGGTGACCATCGCCAACAAGCCGGCCGGTGACTACGTGCTTTACGCCGAGGACTACACCAATATCGATCGTATCCGTGACGCCATGGAGCAGAAGCTGTGCGAGGGTAAGATCTGCATGCATGCGTGTGAGCCGGCCTGTAAACATTAACCGCATTACAGCCAGCGTTTGCCGTTATCGTCCGTCTCCTGGGTGAGCAAGAACTTAAAAGAACAGGGAGCCCACCACATTACCACACTTCATTCATGCCCAGTGACAAGGAAAGCCACAGAGCTCGTGGGCCAAACCAGCGGCATGAGGCCGTGGCAGGGAGGAGCACTAGGGGAGGGTAACAGGAACCAGATGTGACATGCCCACTACCAACCGCAGTTGAAGCAGCTCTGCTTTTGGAAGGATAATTTTTAATATGTCAGCAGGAGCAAGAATACGGTTTCTCCAATCAACTGTATAAAGATTGGGCACAAAATGGGTCAGCGCAAAGTGTCAAAGCTAgacaattccatgcaaatgtcaaccttaagatgaaaagtttataccaaaggttttcaccgtACCGACAGGTCAggtgtcaatatttggtggtttaaatacccatgtgaggtctctcttaaagtttttaaagcacagCTTTCCATAGTCAGGGAAgtaaattgtcacatccataactgaattgtcacatccataactgaattgtcacatccataactacCCATATTCCTCATTAAtgtgacaattaaaataaagtatttattttatgctCTATGAGTCATCCCTTGTCCATTTGTTGGgcattattgcttctggtttgtacattttaattcacagaaatcctacaaagtatgtcaCATCTATAAAGCAAACCTTTTCCCTGACGTCTGGACTCTATAATCAGGGgtatagtaaaatataaacagatggtgtaatatattggtaataaatacattccctgagaatttatattccaagttttgactgaaattgtcgcatccataatgctggaattgcccagctACAAAATACAGGTAATATAAAGGGTATTGttataaaaatagtaaaatgtttgaaatcgcatgaataatgaaaaaaaaacatttttgcctGAAGTAATCTATTAATCTAATTCGCCACGGAGATCATCATTTTAGCTTTGAGATATGCTTTTAATCATTCTTCATGATAGCTAGCATGATTTTCATAAAGTACAATCACATAACACGTTGATTTAATGAGATGTGAGGCAGAATTCAGAACAGGAATGAGCTTTTGATTTAAAACCGTTCTGTGTGGTACCACACGTTTAAAATGATCATCTTGTTAACTGACATTGTGTCCTGCTCCAGAATCTGTATGCCCCACTCGTATTCCTGTGGCCTCCCGTGACGAGAAAGGCTTTGAGCTGATGTTGGGGATGAAGATCCATGAGAAGGCTAAGAAGATACAGGGCTCATTAGTGTCCGAGGCAGCCTATCTGCTAGACAAAAGTGTTGACATTACTGAAAACACAAGGttggttttaaaatgaatgctaatTTGTCCATTCTAAAGACTTTTAAGGCAGACCCATTTTAAATGCAATTACTGGCTATATTTGACAGGCGGTAAAAAATCGTCACTCTTTCAGATCTGTAGAAAATTGTTATATCTTAAGTCGATGTTTTTTGTTAtctgtgatagttcacccaaaaaatttatattctgttatcatttactctctTTACCCTCTTGGCATTTCAAtcctgtatgtctttctttcgcagaacccaaaagaagatattttgaagaattttgctTAGCGAAAAGcaacggcacccattcacttgcattggttttgtgtctatacaatagaattCAATGGATGCCGgtgctgtttggttatcaatatggatgatgcgattcacgatactgcTGTCATGATACAATACAAATGTCCTTTTAttgtttctcaaatgctgcacatttctttgtaaaaaaaaaaaattatgtcaaataacaaaactaaactgcaattttaaaagaaattccaaatcaaagaaaaaaatgaataattcaaaagtctctttaatataaacaaactaagactttggcTGCTTccaaaatcgcatactgtgtcagtttgtactgaatttgaataattaTCTACCTATCGGccattaaaacagtacgttcgatgtagagggtatgcacgtgtcgtcactttcccacgtgagcacgccggaacgcgcctgcttgagtggtaaaacactgggcaaaattaATGGTTACAGGTagcatatggcgcgaatacgtgtttttctgtgtctttggtgtgttataagttgcccatgcatgtattagacatgtaaaattgcaaaaatttaattgtcggaacaaaagacacattctatctaaaagcgaaagctcactcagacctgcctgaaactcctcgtgtaaccacacccccacaaatctacgtcagttcgtggtatgatttgactaagaccgcccaaatgtatactcaagtaaggtgggtgtacctgtcagttcaattgctttggaacctgatgttccaaatatggtaagaggcgttacatttccttcacacacttgcagtactcgaccaatcactacgcactggttaactggccaatcatagcacacctcgcttttcagagcgatgagctttgtcaaaaatccgcgaggagatacaaacatgcacggtatgtggaaaatacagcgtttttgaaccttaaatagtgtatacacattgcattacatctaaaacaaacaataatatttgttttagccgtgtcatatgacccctttaatagagCTGAATGTGATCTACATacttcaatttattttaaagggaaaTTTTTCCAGAAGGCCTTCCACCCTCCTATGTGTTTGTGTCGACTGTGAGGTTGAAAGGGCCCGCGCGTAAGGAAAGGTTTGATCTGTGGAGAGTGCTGTCTAAAGATGGACAGGTTCAAGCAGCTGTCATTATGAGTGGAAAAGACAAATCTGTCAGCTTCACAACCACCAACACACTTAATGGGCATCAGATCATTACTTTTGATAAAGAAGTTGAGGTTAGTGAAATTTACACATAAAGTTAAGGTAACAGCTATTTACAGAGAAGTTTCtattattttcaatttaatCTTGTGCCGGTTCCATGTTTTCTTGTATTCTCAATGGCAAAAACTACTTTTTTTGTGGATTGTTTCTTGTTTAACTGAGTCTCTTATTACCATAGCCCATTATTCATTTGCTGTTTTGGAAAACAACATTTGCTAAATAATTTTTTCTGGAATCTTACAGAGGCTTTTTGATGGAAACTGGCATCAGTTGAAGGTTCTGGTTAACCCCAGACGTGTCACCTTTTTCCTGGATGACGAGCAGATACAGGATGAGGCTTTGGACACTGTTGTGCCCATCTTCATCAATGGAAAGACTCAGATTTCCAAACACTTGAGCTCTGATGCAACACTTCCTGTAAGTCACAGTAGCTAGTATATTCTTTGTATAATTGCTTAgtacatgaaaaaattaaaaacagtatgAATGACCACAAGCATTTTTGTACAGCCGTTTTTATAACATCACACAGATCTGTTCTATATTGTTTAAAGAAACTGCAAGCACAAAATTATACAGTATGATTATGGCGCTTAGATCAGCTTTACATTGTAGTTTTGTGCGGTTTACAAATACCTAAATGTTTTCTTCCTTACAAATTCTTGCAGATGGAAATCCAGAAACTGAGACTTTATTGTGACCCACAacaaagtgagagagagacagcatgTGAAATCTACTCCGTGGTAAGAAGCGGTCATTTGAATGGCTCAGAAAGATGCAGAAAACTGTATATGAgctgtgatgtgttgtgtgatTTCTGATCCAAAACTTtattatattcaataaaatCAGTTCCTTTCGATCTAAATTGGTAAGATATTCTcccaattttacatttatgagaCTTACTGAAGGGCCCTGGAAGTGCAACACATATCTATGGTACAGTATATGATTCTGACATGTCACACTTGGGAATAAACCCCTACTTTTATATTTGTTATCGTATAGCTTTTAGAGTTAATACagatttttactttacaaaatgtTACAAGCACATTTCAGTTTCATCTTTCTTCGTCTTTATTTAAATTGAAAGGCCTACATAGAAAATGAATGGGGAAACTACTTCTAGACCTGAagctaaaaataaatctgcatctACAAATATCCACAATTATAAAttctgtttttgtctttggaCAAACGTACGACTAACGTTTTCTCTCTTGTCCTTTCTGTCTTTATACAGGAAGATGAAAGGGTAAGTTACAATTTGATTGGGATGGTCACGGATCAAGAGCCATGTTTTAAAGATGGATAGTTCTACATGACAGTGGTTTATGTTTACCTCTATAGTGCCCCCTGGATCGTGAGCCTACAAAAGATACAGGGGAAGAGTGTGACTGCAATGAAGGGCAGTCTGGACCACCTGGTCCACCAGGGCCCCCAGGACCAAGGGTCAATCCAGCTCTCCGTTACTTAAAATCGTGTTGAGTCGTAAGcacatgcatttaaatacagtgATTTACAAAGTCTGATGGTTTCTCAACAGGGTGCCCGTGGCGAGAAGGGAAGAGAAGGACCACCGGGCCCAGACGGTAAGACTGTGAGTAAACCCCATATATTCAGGATATTGGATTGTAACAttcctaagcatttttttacatctttactaatatgtatttgtattatttgtgcTACATTATGAAATGCATGATGACAACGTTTCTAATCCGGTTAGTAAAGCTAAAAGAGTTTGATGCACTTGGATTAAACTAGGTTTTAATATCTACACATCTTCTCCATAAAGGGACCTCAAGGTAAAAAGGGAGAGCCTGGCATAACTGGAAAGAAGGTACGATGCCTTTAAAGTATAAGGCTGCTCCATTGTTTTGTATCTCATTTAGAGGAGATTGATGTATTTTCTGCTTTCTTGTTTTCTCAGGGTGACGCAGGTCTCCCAGGGCCAAAGGGTGAACCAGGACAGAAGGGTTGGAAAGTACGTCCTGTATCAGGGGAAATTAAGTTGACTCCCTTCTCACAAAGTGAACATTTTTACAAACCGAGCAGATTTTGAAGTTCATTCTCAAATATAGATGAAACGTTTGTTTGGCAGCAATAGTGCTTCTTCCCACATTGGTGGAGCTCGATGTTGTCAGTCTAGCATCCTAATTACTGGTTTCTGGATGTAAATCAATGAGCTTTTCTTCTCCAATATTGCGAGTCATATTCGGTCTATTTTATTTATCCAGGGTGAACGAGGAGAACAAGGGTTGCCAGGGAAACCGGGCCCGCCAGGACCCATGGTAAGACCTGAAATAATTGGAGCCACTTTCCAACACCTCTGCCAGGCCTGTGCGAAGTGCAAACTACCACTTTCTTGTCTGAATGTCTCAATGGTTCCTTTTATAAACATGGTCAATGTACCAGATGGTGGTTGGACCTGAATAAGAGGAGATGAAAGGCTGGCAATTGCAGAAATGGATTTGCTTACATGCGGGGGATCTCCTTTAAAGATAGCAAGTGAGCCcctaataaaataatgatgaaaaaCTACTTTagtgtaaaacatgttttttttccagggTGCGACACGACTAAAAAACCCCACTGTTGGAATGCCAGGAAAACAGGTAGAAAATGCGACAAGTGAACAACATGTAGCCTTTCATGTCCAGCATATTTTACCCCCAAATCTATAATGAAATAATAGAGTTTTTGCATTGT comes from Triplophysa rosa linkage group LG23, Trosa_1v2, whole genome shotgun sequence and encodes:
- the si:dkey-225n22.4 gene encoding collagen alpha-1(XXI) chain, with translation MLWILRPIPALLFLAYSQAGEGDDIRAGCSTAVNDLVYIMDGSWSVGDEDFETAKRWLVNVTSGFDVSSHYTQVGVVQYSDTPRLEIPLGVHKTAQDLIKAIENISYLGGNTQTGRAIKFAVNHVFASSQRSDVKNRISVVVTDGKSQDDVVDASMEARAQGVKVFAVGVGTEITTSELVTIANKPAGDYVLYAEDYTNIDRIRDAMEQKLCEESVCPTRIPVASRDEKGFELMLGMKIHEKAKKIQGSLVSEAAYLLDKSVDITENTREIFPEGLPPSYVFVSTVRLKGPARKERFDLWRVLSKDGQVQAAVIMSGKDKSVSFTTTNTLNGHQIITFDKEVERLFDGNWHQLKVLVNPRRVTFFLDDEQIQDEALDTVVPIFINGKTQISKHLSSDATLPMEIQKLRLYCDPQQSERETACEIYSVEDERCPLDREPTKDTGEECDCNEGQSGPPGPPGPPGPRGARGEKGREGPPGPDGKTGPQGKKGEPGITGKKGDAGLPGPKGEPGQKGWKGERGEQGLPGKPGPPGPMGATRLKNPTVGMPGKQGEDGEKGEQGPPGKPGPKGEPGVPGSEGPFGPIGPKGEKGAIGLLGADGPQGVPGIRGLPGEAGTIGQQGTRGPPGQKGSPGPKGPAGTPGPVGPPGADGLVGPEGSPGEKGNMGVSGKAGQKGDKGEQGFPGLQGAMGLTGFKGHKGERGEPGPSGIQGEKGNNGVPGTPGPSGEVGPSGGKGEKGMPGDTGVKGTDGQKGGMGHIGIIGPRGFPGQDGSPGQAGVPGIPGKPGKPPSEDYLIKLCGDILRNQLPQLLQTMTPQRCEPCQTVKGPPGQPGAPGPKGSHGPSGYPGRPGSQGYPGPPGIQGPRGVKGDTGLRGVKGNKGESRPGHPGPPGDPGMQGPRGSDGIGFPGPPGIPGKSGIPGVPGKQGPPGPAGVCDMSICYQAYNLRGEHYSKGPDF